From a single Kitasatospora azatica KCTC 9699 genomic region:
- a CDS encoding BTAD domain-containing putative transcriptional regulator gives MTFLERLGRLLRALGAAGVLAGLLAGLPYLLLHYAQQFRPEHLPDLDEITVWASNPLSEFLLLQLLYCLCWVLWAYLLLQTARELCWHAVHFAALLSEIGPDAVAFTARRTIAGLLVGAIVLAIATSLRSTPAHRSNATLADWSSPITATAPADPSITAPPTPSTAPAPAAARTQAPGACTVGPGDTLWDLAERHLDNPLRWREIYELNKMLPQSDGRHLSDPDRVYPGWTMLLPGTPQVAITSPVQPATPSPPPSTSTVPLAPAPPQAAPSAEAPSPASGTRQTAEPTRAATPHEASDPGIQLPSEAGYFAVTVAVALSAAAVRRTLRRRRDYRPGDPASQDQPRPEETALVAAMRRITRLHPDASTDPAGPPVPVGDFPFATRGARQHGLLDLLTGHQHPMLTLAGPGADDAARALLASALTTAGRARLLLPRSEVTRLAPGLTDRQLAPCHLAADLEEALGVLEEELLRRARLHQDNPRAVDGHQPGPLVLLARHDPRQHQRLSALLKAGRTYDLAAILLTDVTLSQADGLACHVEANGNATTNGTPPSDRLRIFHLPMRSAEILLSLIPENDQSRPGDHSPTNNSTSPVVPGPDHGEASPLVDHISHPDGSEIPDNDSQRDTSPGPEAGEALGGNSNKGELFSESVFAHAPAPVGFGARADEVSGSEGTPQAAAVSGGGTVATLAAPCAVAVCLLGPLTVTALGQVVTRGLAGYSGELFAYLASHPAGSTKDAILEAVWPEKDPGGSGTEAFHTAKKSVRGALRTALGATTSLSVFLHAGGLWRLDPALITTDLEDFHAAVRRATAATDPAERLAAHRCTVELYHGELCEGMDRAWLTAPREDARRRTLNALGALATSAADPEEALGLLERALEHDPYNEQLHLRLARLHTSLGRAEAVRRTQERLHRRLAEIDERPTPGTTRAFQDLLNPNPATSHPVPGRPAPHRPGPAAPKRQPRP, from the coding sequence ATGACCTTCCTCGAACGCCTCGGCCGGCTCCTGCGCGCCCTCGGCGCGGCCGGGGTGCTGGCCGGCCTGCTCGCGGGACTGCCTTACCTTCTCCTGCACTACGCCCAGCAGTTCCGCCCCGAGCACCTGCCCGACCTGGACGAGATCACCGTCTGGGCGAGCAACCCGCTGTCCGAGTTCCTTCTCCTGCAACTCCTGTACTGCCTCTGCTGGGTGCTGTGGGCGTATCTTCTGCTGCAGACAGCGCGGGAACTGTGCTGGCACGCCGTCCACTTCGCCGCGCTGCTGAGCGAGATCGGCCCGGACGCGGTCGCGTTCACCGCCCGCCGCACGATCGCCGGCCTGCTCGTCGGGGCGATCGTCCTGGCCATCGCGACCAGCCTGCGCAGCACACCCGCGCACCGCAGCAACGCGACTCTGGCCGACTGGAGTTCACCGATCACTGCCACCGCACCCGCCGATCCCTCCATCACCGCACCACCGACACCCAGCACCGCCCCCGCCCCGGCTGCCGCCCGCACTCAGGCGCCCGGCGCCTGCACCGTTGGGCCAGGGGACACGCTCTGGGATCTCGCGGAGCGCCATCTGGACAACCCGCTGCGGTGGAGGGAGATCTACGAACTTAACAAGATGCTGCCGCAGTCCGACGGGCGTCACCTGAGCGACCCGGACCGGGTCTACCCGGGCTGGACCATGCTCCTGCCCGGCACGCCCCAGGTCGCGATCACCAGCCCGGTACAGCCAGCCACTCCGAGCCCGCCACCTTCCACCTCGACCGTACCGCTGGCGCCCGCTCCGCCGCAGGCCGCCCCCAGCGCTGAGGCTCCTTCGCCAGCGAGCGGCACTCGCCAGACGGCCGAGCCCACTCGCGCCGCCACACCGCACGAGGCATCCGATCCGGGAATCCAGCTTCCCAGTGAGGCCGGATACTTCGCCGTGACGGTGGCCGTAGCGCTGAGCGCCGCCGCCGTGCGCCGCACCCTGCGCCGCCGACGCGACTACCGCCCTGGCGACCCGGCCAGCCAGGACCAGCCACGGCCCGAAGAGACCGCGCTGGTGGCGGCCATGCGCAGGATCACCCGGCTTCACCCGGACGCGAGCACCGACCCCGCCGGACCTCCAGTCCCGGTTGGGGACTTTCCCTTCGCCACCCGCGGTGCCCGGCAGCACGGACTGCTCGACCTGTTGACCGGGCATCAGCATCCGATGCTGACCCTGGCCGGACCCGGGGCCGACGACGCTGCCCGCGCCCTGCTTGCCAGCGCCCTGACCACTGCGGGCCGCGCCCGCCTGCTCCTGCCCCGCAGCGAGGTCACGCGCCTGGCACCAGGCCTCACCGACCGCCAGCTCGCCCCCTGCCACCTGGCCGCCGACCTGGAAGAAGCCCTCGGCGTACTGGAGGAAGAACTCCTGCGCCGTGCCCGCTTGCACCAGGACAACCCTCGCGCGGTCGACGGCCATCAGCCCGGGCCACTGGTCCTGCTCGCCCGCCACGACCCGCGTCAGCACCAGCGCCTGAGCGCGCTCCTCAAAGCCGGCCGCACCTATGACCTGGCCGCGATCCTGCTCACCGACGTGACGCTCTCCCAAGCAGACGGGCTCGCCTGCCACGTCGAGGCGAACGGCAACGCCACCACCAACGGAACACCGCCCAGCGATCGCCTGCGCATCTTCCACCTGCCCATGCGCAGCGCCGAAATCCTGCTGAGCCTCATCCCCGAAAACGACCAATCGCGACCCGGCGACCATTCACCGACCAATAATTCGACCAGCCCGGTAGTGCCCGGGCCGGACCATGGCGAGGCCTCCCCGCTCGTCGATCACATCTCTCATCCCGACGGTAGCGAGATTCCGGATAATGATTCTCAAAGGGATACATCTCCGGGGCCTGAAGCCGGAGAAGCACTCGGCGGGAATTCGAATAAGGGCGAACTCTTCTCCGAGTCGGTATTCGCTCACGCGCCGGCCCCGGTCGGCTTTGGCGCGCGGGCGGACGAGGTGAGTGGATCGGAGGGGACACCGCAGGCGGCCGCGGTCTCCGGCGGGGGAACGGTCGCCACCCTCGCCGCGCCATGCGCCGTGGCCGTGTGCCTGCTGGGTCCGCTCACCGTCACGGCGCTGGGCCAGGTGGTCACCCGGGGACTTGCCGGTTACTCGGGCGAGCTGTTTGCCTATCTCGCCAGCCACCCGGCAGGCTCGACCAAGGACGCCATCCTGGAGGCCGTCTGGCCCGAGAAGGACCCGGGCGGCAGCGGGACCGAGGCCTTCCACACCGCGAAGAAGAGCGTTCGCGGGGCCCTGCGCACAGCGCTCGGTGCGACCACTTCCCTGAGCGTCTTCCTGCACGCCGGCGGACTGTGGCGCCTGGACCCCGCGCTCATCACGACCGATCTCGAGGACTTCCACGCCGCCGTGCGGCGCGCCACCGCCGCCACCGACCCGGCCGAGCGTCTCGCCGCCCACCGGTGCACCGTCGAGCTGTATCACGGGGAACTGTGCGAGGGGATGGACCGCGCCTGGCTCACCGCCCCGCGCGAGGACGCCCGCCGCCGCACCCTCAACGCGCTGGGGGCGCTCGCTACCAGCGCTGCAGACCCCGAAGAGGCCTTGGGCCTGCTGGAGCGCGCGCTGGAGCACGACCCCTACAACGAACAGCTCCACCTGCGCCTGGCCCGCCTGCACACCTCGCTCGGCCGCGCCGAAGCCGTCCGCCGTACCCAGGAACGCCTGCACCGCAGGCTGGCGGAGATCGACGAACGCCCGACCCCCGGCACCACCCGCGCCTTTCAGGACCTCCTGAACCCCAACCCCGCCACGAGCCACCCCGTCCCCGGTCGGCCTGCCCCTCACCGCCCGGGCCCGGCCGCGCCGAAGCGCCAACCCCGGCCGTGA
- a CDS encoding DUF317 domain-containing protein, translated as MTDTTCTPATFAAPPGSHPGPFTPAPTPVLPEPTATGGREEWEVYVSPRYLAGPGHEADDAMAPLHGDTGWHGWSDELANRHVTSPCGRAYLGFLPEDNPEPVGLWKAWARPHHHGPRTWMAAFSDQMPYEFMGAFTAEWAEGYNPDDPAFAEPDDGGRDGVEKVLAVLREAGWDRDPQTGAGRTVERWTAPDGRAGVEVRVHARGGVEHEILTGDPRWTVWASPAPYRRPLWDAVFSTGTPTGLIAAFCRALADRAPLTREDQQIPRACEGRVTLT; from the coding sequence ATGACCGACACGACCTGCACCCCCGCGACCTTCGCGGCCCCGCCCGGCAGTCACCCGGGCCCGTTCACCCCGGCCCCCACCCCGGTCCTCCCGGAGCCGACTGCCACCGGCGGGCGCGAGGAGTGGGAGGTGTACGTCAGCCCCCGCTACCTGGCCGGGCCCGGCCATGAGGCCGACGACGCCATGGCCCCCCTGCACGGCGACACCGGCTGGCACGGCTGGAGCGACGAGCTCGCCAACCGGCACGTCACCAGCCCCTGCGGGCGCGCCTACCTGGGCTTCCTGCCGGAGGACAATCCGGAGCCGGTCGGACTGTGGAAGGCCTGGGCACGCCCGCACCACCACGGCCCCCGCACCTGGATGGCCGCCTTCTCCGACCAGATGCCTTACGAGTTCATGGGCGCCTTCACCGCCGAGTGGGCTGAGGGCTACAACCCCGACGACCCCGCCTTCGCCGAGCCCGACGACGGCGGCCGCGACGGCGTCGAGAAGGTCCTGGCGGTCCTGCGGGAGGCCGGGTGGGACCGCGACCCGCAGACCGGCGCGGGCCGCACGGTCGAGCGGTGGACCGCTCCGGACGGCCGCGCGGGTGTCGAGGTGCGGGTGCACGCGCGGGGCGGCGTCGAGCACGAGATCCTCACCGGCGATCCCCGGTGGACGGTCTGGGCGTCCCCCGCCCCCTACCGCAGGCCCCTGTGGGACGCCGTGTTCAGCACCGGCACCCCGACCGGCCTGATCGCCGCGTTCTGCCGGGCCCTGGCCGACCGGGCCCCGCTGACCCGCGAGGACCAGCAGATCCCCCGCGCCTGCGAGGGCCGGGTCACCCTCACCTGA
- a CDS encoding ISAs1 family transposase encodes MCRQSATVCLVKSPTLEEVAGLSLVERLRVLPDPRRRRGVRHPFVAVLLVAASAVVAGARSYAAIGQWSANAPQQALARLGARVAGALGVRIGPSAATIRRVVNLVCPRGLADLTGADPGGADSVAVDGKTARGSRNGQTPAAHLLAAMTGDGRTVTQLRVPDKTNEITCFATLLEPYDLTGITVTADALHTQRAHARFLVEEKKAHYLLVVKANQPELHRRLRSLPWKDVTARRYDREIGHGRKETRVTRALTITGLGLDFPHAVQAVRILRHRTDLKVGTVSRQTVYAITDLTSQEASPQRLGQLARSQWTIENRLHFVRDTTFGEDASKIRTGHGPENMATLRNLAINTLRQHGHRNIAAGLRHVSYEPFNRPLDLLGIA; translated from the coding sequence ATGTGCCGTCAGTCTGCCACCGTCTGTCTCGTCAAGTCGCCCACTCTGGAGGAGGTGGCGGGACTCTCGCTGGTGGAGCGGTTGCGGGTGCTGCCGGATCCGCGTCGGCGGCGCGGTGTGCGTCACCCGTTCGTGGCGGTGCTGCTGGTTGCTGCCTCGGCGGTGGTCGCCGGCGCGCGCTCGTATGCGGCGATCGGCCAGTGGTCCGCGAATGCTCCGCAGCAGGCCCTGGCCCGGCTGGGTGCTCGTGTGGCGGGCGCGTTGGGGGTGCGCATCGGGCCGAGCGCCGCCACGATCCGACGGGTCGTCAACCTGGTCTGCCCCCGGGGCCTGGCCGATCTAACCGGTGCTGATCCCGGCGGTGCGGACTCGGTGGCCGTGGACGGCAAGACCGCCCGTGGCTCCCGGAACGGCCAGACTCCCGCCGCCCACCTGCTGGCCGCGATGACCGGTGACGGCCGGACCGTCACCCAGCTACGGGTTCCCGACAAGACCAACGAAATCACGTGCTTCGCCACGCTGCTGGAGCCCTACGACCTGACCGGGATCACCGTCACCGCCGACGCCCTGCACACCCAGCGCGCCCACGCGCGCTTCCTCGTGGAGGAGAAGAAGGCCCACTACCTGCTGGTGGTCAAGGCCAACCAGCCTGAGCTGCACCGCCGGCTGCGGTCACTGCCGTGGAAGGACGTCACCGCGAGGCGCTACGACCGCGAGATCGGCCACGGCCGCAAGGAGACCCGCGTGACCAGGGCACTCACCATCACCGGTCTCGGCCTGGACTTTCCCCACGCCGTCCAGGCCGTGCGGATCCTGCGACACCGCACCGACCTCAAGGTTGGCACCGTGAGCCGTCAGACCGTCTATGCGATCACCGACTTGACCTCACAAGAAGCCTCACCCCAGCGCCTGGGCCAGCTCGCCAGGTCACAGTGGACCATCGAGAACCGGCTGCACTTCGTCCGCGACACCACCTTCGGCGAGGACGCCTCGAAGATCCGCACCGGCCACGGACCCGAGAACATGGCGACCCTCCGCAACTTGGCGATCAACACGCTGCGACAGCACGGACACCGCAACATCGCTGCCGGCCTCCGCCACGTCTCCTACGAGCCCTTCAACAGGCCGCTGGACCTCCTGGGCATCGCCTGA